The Halococcus salifodinae DSM 8989 genome includes a region encoding these proteins:
- the fer gene encoding ferredoxin Fer has translation MPTVEYVNYEVFDDQGWDLEDDDLFEKAEDADLGEEDYGSLDVNESEYILEAAEAQGYDWPFSCRAGACANCAAIVTEGEIDMDMQQILSDEEVEDRNVRLTCIGSPAADTVQIVYNAKHLDYLQNRVI, from the coding sequence ATGCCTACCGTAGAATACGTCAACTACGAAGTGTTCGACGACCAGGGCTGGGATCTCGAGGACGACGACCTCTTCGAGAAGGCCGAAGACGCCGACCTCGGGGAGGAGGATTACGGCTCCCTCGACGTCAACGAGTCCGAGTACATCCTCGAAGCCGCCGAGGCTCAGGGCTACGACTGGCCGTTCTCGTGTCGGGCAGGCGCGTGTGCGAACTGCGCCGCCATCGTCACGGAGGGTGAGATCGACATGGACATGCAGCAGATCCTCAGCGACGAGGAGGTCGAGGATCGCAACGTCCGCCTGACCTGCATCGGTAGCCCCGCCGCCGACACCGTGCAGATCGTCTACAACGCGAAACACCTCGATTACCTCCAGAACCGCGTCATATAA